Proteins from one Falco naumanni isolate bFalNau1 chromosome 2, bFalNau1.pat, whole genome shotgun sequence genomic window:
- the HSPH1 gene encoding heat shock protein 105 kDa isoform X2 has protein sequence MRTGASADPGPADWQELFENAAESGSGSCTWSRSVVSFGSKNRAIGVSAKNQQITHAHNTVSNFKRFHGRAFNDAFVQKEKEKLSYDLVPMKNGGVGVKVMYMDEEHIFSVEQVSAMLLTKLKETAESNLKKPVTDCVISVPSFFTDAERRSLLDAAQIVGLNCLRLMNDMTAVALNYGIYKQDLPAPEEKPRIVVFVDMGHSAFQVSACAFNKSKLKVLGTAFDPFLGGRNFDGKLVDYFSAEIKSKYKLDPKAKVRALLRLYQECEKLKKLMSSNSTDIPLNIECFMNDTDVSGKMNRSQFEELCADLLQRIEIPLLSLMEQTQLRVEDVTAVEIVGGATRIPAVKERIAKFFGKDVSMTLNADEAIARGCALQCAILSPAFKVREFSVTDATPFPISLLWNTEAEDTEGVHEVFSRNHAVPFSKVLTFYRKGPFELEAFYSDPNGVPYPESKIGRYVIQNVAAQKDGEKSKVKVKVRVNTHGIFSVSTASMVEPAKSEESEDVSVETEVESQDQRPVEKSSDKNIQQENSEAGTQSQVQTDGQQTSQSPPSSEPPSEENKIPDVKKTNEKKGDQPPEAKKPKIKVKNVELPIEANLVWQLGKDLLNMYIETEGKMIMQDKLEKERNDAKNAVEEYVYEFRDKLSGPYEKFVCEKDLQGFSALLTETEGWLYEEGEDEAKQVYVDKLEDLKKLGTPIQMRYQEAEERPKLLEELGHRLQYYATIAGEFRNKDEKYIHIDEMEMMKVEKCVSEMIEWMNNAVSAQAKKSLDQDPAVHSSEIKAKLQELNNVCEPVVTQPKPKVDSPKEENPLNERSDYKTEDMGEDDKNSEMPQQNGECHPSDQNTISMDLD, from the exons ATGAGAACAGGCGCGTCAGCGGACCCCGGCCCCGCTGATTGGCAGGAATTGTTCGAGAACGCCGCCGAAAGCGGAAGCGGAAGCTGCACGTGGAGCCG ATCGGTGGTGTCGTTTGGATCCAAAAACAGAGCTATTGGTGTCTCAGCTAAAAACCAG CAAATTACTCATGCCCACAACACGGTATCTAACTTCAAGAGATTCCATGGCCGTGCATTTAATGATGCTTttgttcagaaggaaaaagagaagttgAGCTATGATTTGGTTCCCATGAAGAATGGTGGAGTTGGAGTAAAG GTCATGTACATGGATGAGGAGCATATCTTCAGTGTGGAACAGGTTTCGGCTATGTTATTGACTAAATTAAAGGAGACTGCAGAGAGTAACCTGAAAAAGCCAGTAACGGACTGTGTTATTTCT GTGCCATCATTTTTCACAGATGCTGAAAGGAGGTCCCTTCTGGATGCAGCTCAGATTGTTGGATTAAATTGTCTTAGGTTAATGAATGACATGACTGCAG TGGCTCTCAATTACGGAATTTATAAGCAAGACCTTCCAGCTCCTGAAGAGAAGCCACGGATAGTTGTCTTTGTTGATATGGGACATTCTGCATTTCAAGTATCAGCCTGTGCATTCAACAAGAGTAAGCTAAAG GTACTTGGTACAGCATTTGACCCTTTCCTAGGTGGAAGAAACTTTGATGGAAAGCTAGTAGATTACTtcagtgcagaaataaaatcaaagtacAAACTGGATCCAAAAGCAAAAGTTCGAGCTCTTCTTCGCCTGTATCAGGAAtgtgaaaagctgaagaaactaATGAGTTCAAATAGCACTGACATTCCCCTCAATATTGAGTGTTTCATGAATGATACTGATGTGTCTGGAAAAATGAACAG atcACAATTTGAAGAATTGTGTGCTGACCTGCTGCAAAGGATAGAGATCCCTTTGCTTTCATTAATGGAACAAACACAACTGAGAGTGGAAGATGTAACTGCTGTAGAGATTGTGGGAGGAGCAACCCGCATTCCTGCTGTCAAAGAGAGGATTGCTAAATTCTTTGGCAAGGATGTCAGCATGACACTGAATGCAGATGAAGCCATAGCTAggggctgtgctttgcag TGTGCAAttctttctccagcttttaAAGTGAGAGAATTCTCTGTGACAGATGCTACACCATTTCCAATATCTCTGTTGTGGAACACAGAAGCAGAGGACACTGAAGG GGTTCATGAGGTCTTCAGCAGAAATCATGCAGTACCTTTCTCCAAGGTTCTTACATTCTATAGGAAAGGTCCATTTGAGTTAGAAGCTTTTTATTCTGATCCTAATGGAGTCCCATATCCTGAGTCAAAAATTG GTAGGTATGTTATTCAGAATGTGGCAGCCCAGAAAGATGGTGAGAAGTCTAAAGTCAAAGTGAAAGTCCGTGTCAATACTCACGGCATTTTCAGCGTGTCCACTGCGTCCATGGTAGAACCAGCCAAAAGTGAAGAGAGTGAAGATGTCAGTGTTGAGACTGAAGTGGAGTCTCAGGACCAGAGGCCTGTTGAAAAATCAAGTGAT aaaaatatccaGCAAGAGAACAGTGAGGCTGGAACACAGTCCCAGGTACAAACTGATGGTCAGCAAACGTCACAGTCTCCCCCTTCATCAGAACCtccctctgaagaaaacaaaatcccagatgTCAAGAAA AcaaatgagaagaaaggtgatcagCCCCCAGAAGCTAAAAAGcccaagataaaagtgaagaatGTGGAACTACCTATTGAAGCAAATTTGGTTTGGCAGTTAGGAAAGGATCTCCTCAATATGTATATTGAAACAGAG GGGAAGATGATTATGCAAGAtaaactggagaaagaaagaaatgatgcAAAGAATGCAGTGGAGGAATATGTGTATGAATTCAGGGACAAGTTGTCTGGACCATATGAGAAATTTGTTTGTGAAAAG GATCTGCAGGGGTTCTCTGCACTCCTAACAGAGACAGAAGGCTGGCTGTATGAAGAGGGTGAGGACGAAGCTAAGCAGGTGTATGTAGACAAATTGGAGGATTTAAAG AAATTGGGTACTCCAATTCAAATGCGCTATCAAGAAGCAGAAGAACGACCAAAGCTGTTAGAAGAATTGGGACACAGGCTCCAGTATTATGCTACAATAGCTGGGGAATTCAGGAATAAA GATGAGAAATACATTCATATCGATGAAATGGAAATGATGAAAGTAGAGAAGTGTGTTAGTGAAATGATAGAGTGGATGAATAATGCTGTGAGTGCACAAGCAAAGAAGAGCTTAGATCAGGATCCAGCTGTGCATTCAAGTGAAATTAAGGCAAAGCTACAG GAGTTAAACAATGTCTGTGAACCTGTTGTgacacaaccaaaaccaaaagttGACTCTCCTAAGGAAGAAAACCCATTAAATGAACGGAGTGATTATAAAACTGAAGACATGGGAGAAGATgacaaaaattctgaaatgcCTCAACAAAATGGTGAATGTCATCCAAGCGATCAAAATACCATTAGCATGGACTTGGACTAA
- the HSPH1 gene encoding heat shock protein 105 kDa isoform X1, giving the protein MAVVGFDLGFQSCYIAVARAGGIETVANEFSDRCTPSVVSFGSKNRAIGVSAKNQQITHAHNTVSNFKRFHGRAFNDAFVQKEKEKLSYDLVPMKNGGVGVKVMYMDEEHIFSVEQVSAMLLTKLKETAESNLKKPVTDCVISVPSFFTDAERRSLLDAAQIVGLNCLRLMNDMTAVALNYGIYKQDLPAPEEKPRIVVFVDMGHSAFQVSACAFNKSKLKVLGTAFDPFLGGRNFDGKLVDYFSAEIKSKYKLDPKAKVRALLRLYQECEKLKKLMSSNSTDIPLNIECFMNDTDVSGKMNRSQFEELCADLLQRIEIPLLSLMEQTQLRVEDVTAVEIVGGATRIPAVKERIAKFFGKDVSMTLNADEAIARGCALQCAILSPAFKVREFSVTDATPFPISLLWNTEAEDTEGVHEVFSRNHAVPFSKVLTFYRKGPFELEAFYSDPNGVPYPESKIGRYVIQNVAAQKDGEKSKVKVKVRVNTHGIFSVSTASMVEPAKSEESEDVSVETEVESQDQRPVEKSSDKNIQQENSEAGTQSQVQTDGQQTSQSPPSSEPPSEENKIPDVKKTNEKKGDQPPEAKKPKIKVKNVELPIEANLVWQLGKDLLNMYIETEGKMIMQDKLEKERNDAKNAVEEYVYEFRDKLSGPYEKFVCEKDLQGFSALLTETEGWLYEEGEDEAKQVYVDKLEDLKKLGTPIQMRYQEAEERPKLLEELGHRLQYYATIAGEFRNKDEKYIHIDEMEMMKVEKCVSEMIEWMNNAVSAQAKKSLDQDPAVHSSEIKAKLQELNNVCEPVVTQPKPKVDSPKEENPLNERSDYKTEDMGEDDKNSEMPQQNGECHPSDQNTISMDLD; this is encoded by the exons ATGGCTGTGGTGGGCTTCGACTTGGGCTTCCAGAGCTGCTACATCGCCGTGGCGCGGGCCGGTGGCATCGAGACTGTCGCCAACGAGTTCAGCGACCGGTGCACGCC ATCGGTGGTGTCGTTTGGATCCAAAAACAGAGCTATTGGTGTCTCAGCTAAAAACCAG CAAATTACTCATGCCCACAACACGGTATCTAACTTCAAGAGATTCCATGGCCGTGCATTTAATGATGCTTttgttcagaaggaaaaagagaagttgAGCTATGATTTGGTTCCCATGAAGAATGGTGGAGTTGGAGTAAAG GTCATGTACATGGATGAGGAGCATATCTTCAGTGTGGAACAGGTTTCGGCTATGTTATTGACTAAATTAAAGGAGACTGCAGAGAGTAACCTGAAAAAGCCAGTAACGGACTGTGTTATTTCT GTGCCATCATTTTTCACAGATGCTGAAAGGAGGTCCCTTCTGGATGCAGCTCAGATTGTTGGATTAAATTGTCTTAGGTTAATGAATGACATGACTGCAG TGGCTCTCAATTACGGAATTTATAAGCAAGACCTTCCAGCTCCTGAAGAGAAGCCACGGATAGTTGTCTTTGTTGATATGGGACATTCTGCATTTCAAGTATCAGCCTGTGCATTCAACAAGAGTAAGCTAAAG GTACTTGGTACAGCATTTGACCCTTTCCTAGGTGGAAGAAACTTTGATGGAAAGCTAGTAGATTACTtcagtgcagaaataaaatcaaagtacAAACTGGATCCAAAAGCAAAAGTTCGAGCTCTTCTTCGCCTGTATCAGGAAtgtgaaaagctgaagaaactaATGAGTTCAAATAGCACTGACATTCCCCTCAATATTGAGTGTTTCATGAATGATACTGATGTGTCTGGAAAAATGAACAG atcACAATTTGAAGAATTGTGTGCTGACCTGCTGCAAAGGATAGAGATCCCTTTGCTTTCATTAATGGAACAAACACAACTGAGAGTGGAAGATGTAACTGCTGTAGAGATTGTGGGAGGAGCAACCCGCATTCCTGCTGTCAAAGAGAGGATTGCTAAATTCTTTGGCAAGGATGTCAGCATGACACTGAATGCAGATGAAGCCATAGCTAggggctgtgctttgcag TGTGCAAttctttctccagcttttaAAGTGAGAGAATTCTCTGTGACAGATGCTACACCATTTCCAATATCTCTGTTGTGGAACACAGAAGCAGAGGACACTGAAGG GGTTCATGAGGTCTTCAGCAGAAATCATGCAGTACCTTTCTCCAAGGTTCTTACATTCTATAGGAAAGGTCCATTTGAGTTAGAAGCTTTTTATTCTGATCCTAATGGAGTCCCATATCCTGAGTCAAAAATTG GTAGGTATGTTATTCAGAATGTGGCAGCCCAGAAAGATGGTGAGAAGTCTAAAGTCAAAGTGAAAGTCCGTGTCAATACTCACGGCATTTTCAGCGTGTCCACTGCGTCCATGGTAGAACCAGCCAAAAGTGAAGAGAGTGAAGATGTCAGTGTTGAGACTGAAGTGGAGTCTCAGGACCAGAGGCCTGTTGAAAAATCAAGTGAT aaaaatatccaGCAAGAGAACAGTGAGGCTGGAACACAGTCCCAGGTACAAACTGATGGTCAGCAAACGTCACAGTCTCCCCCTTCATCAGAACCtccctctgaagaaaacaaaatcccagatgTCAAGAAA AcaaatgagaagaaaggtgatcagCCCCCAGAAGCTAAAAAGcccaagataaaagtgaagaatGTGGAACTACCTATTGAAGCAAATTTGGTTTGGCAGTTAGGAAAGGATCTCCTCAATATGTATATTGAAACAGAG GGGAAGATGATTATGCAAGAtaaactggagaaagaaagaaatgatgcAAAGAATGCAGTGGAGGAATATGTGTATGAATTCAGGGACAAGTTGTCTGGACCATATGAGAAATTTGTTTGTGAAAAG GATCTGCAGGGGTTCTCTGCACTCCTAACAGAGACAGAAGGCTGGCTGTATGAAGAGGGTGAGGACGAAGCTAAGCAGGTGTATGTAGACAAATTGGAGGATTTAAAG AAATTGGGTACTCCAATTCAAATGCGCTATCAAGAAGCAGAAGAACGACCAAAGCTGTTAGAAGAATTGGGACACAGGCTCCAGTATTATGCTACAATAGCTGGGGAATTCAGGAATAAA GATGAGAAATACATTCATATCGATGAAATGGAAATGATGAAAGTAGAGAAGTGTGTTAGTGAAATGATAGAGTGGATGAATAATGCTGTGAGTGCACAAGCAAAGAAGAGCTTAGATCAGGATCCAGCTGTGCATTCAAGTGAAATTAAGGCAAAGCTACAG GAGTTAAACAATGTCTGTGAACCTGTTGTgacacaaccaaaaccaaaagttGACTCTCCTAAGGAAGAAAACCCATTAAATGAACGGAGTGATTATAAAACTGAAGACATGGGAGAAGATgacaaaaattctgaaatgcCTCAACAAAATGGTGAATGTCATCCAAGCGATCAAAATACCATTAGCATGGACTTGGACTAA
- the HSPH1 gene encoding heat shock protein 105 kDa isoform X3 — MKNGGVGVKVMYMDEEHIFSVEQVSAMLLTKLKETAESNLKKPVTDCVISVPSFFTDAERRSLLDAAQIVGLNCLRLMNDMTAVALNYGIYKQDLPAPEEKPRIVVFVDMGHSAFQVSACAFNKSKLKVLGTAFDPFLGGRNFDGKLVDYFSAEIKSKYKLDPKAKVRALLRLYQECEKLKKLMSSNSTDIPLNIECFMNDTDVSGKMNRSQFEELCADLLQRIEIPLLSLMEQTQLRVEDVTAVEIVGGATRIPAVKERIAKFFGKDVSMTLNADEAIARGCALQCAILSPAFKVREFSVTDATPFPISLLWNTEAEDTEGVHEVFSRNHAVPFSKVLTFYRKGPFELEAFYSDPNGVPYPESKIGRYVIQNVAAQKDGEKSKVKVKVRVNTHGIFSVSTASMVEPAKSEESEDVSVETEVESQDQRPVEKSSDKNIQQENSEAGTQSQVQTDGQQTSQSPPSSEPPSEENKIPDVKKTNEKKGDQPPEAKKPKIKVKNVELPIEANLVWQLGKDLLNMYIETEGKMIMQDKLEKERNDAKNAVEEYVYEFRDKLSGPYEKFVCEKDLQGFSALLTETEGWLYEEGEDEAKQVYVDKLEDLKKLGTPIQMRYQEAEERPKLLEELGHRLQYYATIAGEFRNKDEKYIHIDEMEMMKVEKCVSEMIEWMNNAVSAQAKKSLDQDPAVHSSEIKAKLQELNNVCEPVVTQPKPKVDSPKEENPLNERSDYKTEDMGEDDKNSEMPQQNGECHPSDQNTISMDLD; from the exons ATGAAGAATGGTGGAGTTGGAGTAAAG GTCATGTACATGGATGAGGAGCATATCTTCAGTGTGGAACAGGTTTCGGCTATGTTATTGACTAAATTAAAGGAGACTGCAGAGAGTAACCTGAAAAAGCCAGTAACGGACTGTGTTATTTCT GTGCCATCATTTTTCACAGATGCTGAAAGGAGGTCCCTTCTGGATGCAGCTCAGATTGTTGGATTAAATTGTCTTAGGTTAATGAATGACATGACTGCAG TGGCTCTCAATTACGGAATTTATAAGCAAGACCTTCCAGCTCCTGAAGAGAAGCCACGGATAGTTGTCTTTGTTGATATGGGACATTCTGCATTTCAAGTATCAGCCTGTGCATTCAACAAGAGTAAGCTAAAG GTACTTGGTACAGCATTTGACCCTTTCCTAGGTGGAAGAAACTTTGATGGAAAGCTAGTAGATTACTtcagtgcagaaataaaatcaaagtacAAACTGGATCCAAAAGCAAAAGTTCGAGCTCTTCTTCGCCTGTATCAGGAAtgtgaaaagctgaagaaactaATGAGTTCAAATAGCACTGACATTCCCCTCAATATTGAGTGTTTCATGAATGATACTGATGTGTCTGGAAAAATGAACAG atcACAATTTGAAGAATTGTGTGCTGACCTGCTGCAAAGGATAGAGATCCCTTTGCTTTCATTAATGGAACAAACACAACTGAGAGTGGAAGATGTAACTGCTGTAGAGATTGTGGGAGGAGCAACCCGCATTCCTGCTGTCAAAGAGAGGATTGCTAAATTCTTTGGCAAGGATGTCAGCATGACACTGAATGCAGATGAAGCCATAGCTAggggctgtgctttgcag TGTGCAAttctttctccagcttttaAAGTGAGAGAATTCTCTGTGACAGATGCTACACCATTTCCAATATCTCTGTTGTGGAACACAGAAGCAGAGGACACTGAAGG GGTTCATGAGGTCTTCAGCAGAAATCATGCAGTACCTTTCTCCAAGGTTCTTACATTCTATAGGAAAGGTCCATTTGAGTTAGAAGCTTTTTATTCTGATCCTAATGGAGTCCCATATCCTGAGTCAAAAATTG GTAGGTATGTTATTCAGAATGTGGCAGCCCAGAAAGATGGTGAGAAGTCTAAAGTCAAAGTGAAAGTCCGTGTCAATACTCACGGCATTTTCAGCGTGTCCACTGCGTCCATGGTAGAACCAGCCAAAAGTGAAGAGAGTGAAGATGTCAGTGTTGAGACTGAAGTGGAGTCTCAGGACCAGAGGCCTGTTGAAAAATCAAGTGAT aaaaatatccaGCAAGAGAACAGTGAGGCTGGAACACAGTCCCAGGTACAAACTGATGGTCAGCAAACGTCACAGTCTCCCCCTTCATCAGAACCtccctctgaagaaaacaaaatcccagatgTCAAGAAA AcaaatgagaagaaaggtgatcagCCCCCAGAAGCTAAAAAGcccaagataaaagtgaagaatGTGGAACTACCTATTGAAGCAAATTTGGTTTGGCAGTTAGGAAAGGATCTCCTCAATATGTATATTGAAACAGAG GGGAAGATGATTATGCAAGAtaaactggagaaagaaagaaatgatgcAAAGAATGCAGTGGAGGAATATGTGTATGAATTCAGGGACAAGTTGTCTGGACCATATGAGAAATTTGTTTGTGAAAAG GATCTGCAGGGGTTCTCTGCACTCCTAACAGAGACAGAAGGCTGGCTGTATGAAGAGGGTGAGGACGAAGCTAAGCAGGTGTATGTAGACAAATTGGAGGATTTAAAG AAATTGGGTACTCCAATTCAAATGCGCTATCAAGAAGCAGAAGAACGACCAAAGCTGTTAGAAGAATTGGGACACAGGCTCCAGTATTATGCTACAATAGCTGGGGAATTCAGGAATAAA GATGAGAAATACATTCATATCGATGAAATGGAAATGATGAAAGTAGAGAAGTGTGTTAGTGAAATGATAGAGTGGATGAATAATGCTGTGAGTGCACAAGCAAAGAAGAGCTTAGATCAGGATCCAGCTGTGCATTCAAGTGAAATTAAGGCAAAGCTACAG GAGTTAAACAATGTCTGTGAACCTGTTGTgacacaaccaaaaccaaaagttGACTCTCCTAAGGAAGAAAACCCATTAAATGAACGGAGTGATTATAAAACTGAAGACATGGGAGAAGATgacaaaaattctgaaatgcCTCAACAAAATGGTGAATGTCATCCAAGCGATCAAAATACCATTAGCATGGACTTGGACTAA